One window of the Methanocaldococcus vulcanius M7 genome contains the following:
- the tuf gene encoding translation elongation factor EF-1 subunit alpha: protein MAKQKPVLNVAFIGHVDAGKSTTVGRLLYDSGAIDPQVLEKLKREAQERGKAGFEFAYVMDNLKEERERGVTIDVAHKKFETPKYEVTIVDCPGHRDFIKNMITGASQADAAVLVVDVNDAKTGLQPQTREHMFLARTLGIKQIAIAINKMDTVNYSQEEYEKMKKMLSDQLLKVLGYNPDQIDFIPTASLKGDNVVKRSENMPWYKGPTLVEALDKFQPPEKPTNLPLRIPIQDVYSITGVGTVPVGRVETGILKPGDKVVFEPAGVQGEVKSIEMHHEQIPQAEPGDNIGFNVRGVSKKDIKRGDVCGHPDNPPTVADEFTAQLVVLQHPTAITVGYTPVFHAHTAQVACTFMELLKKLDPRTGQVIEENPQFLKTGDAAIVKIKPTKPMVIENVREIPQLGRFAIRDMGMTIAAGMAIDVKAKNK from the coding sequence ATGGCAAAGCAAAAACCTGTATTAAACGTAGCATTTATCGGACACGTCGATGCAGGTAAGTCAACAACAGTCGGAAGATTGTTATACGATAGTGGAGCTATCGACCCACAGGTATTGGAGAAGTTAAAAAGAGAAGCACAAGAGAGAGGTAAAGCAGGATTCGAGTTTGCTTATGTCATGGACAACTTGAAAGAAGAAAGAGAAAGAGGAGTTACAATTGATGTAGCTCACAAGAAATTCGAGACACCAAAATACGAAGTTACAATCGTCGACTGTCCAGGACACAGGGACTTCATTAAAAACATGATTACAGGAGCTTCACAGGCAGATGCTGCTGTCTTAGTCGTTGATGTTAACGATGCTAAAACAGGATTACAACCACAAACAAGAGAACACATGTTCTTAGCAAGAACTCTCGGAATTAAACAAATCGCTATCGCAATTAACAAGATGGATACAGTTAATTACAGCCAAGAAGAATACGAAAAAATGAAAAAAATGTTATCAGATCAGTTATTAAAGGTCTTAGGATACAACCCTGACCAAATCGACTTTATCCCAACAGCTTCATTAAAAGGAGATAACGTCGTTAAAAGATCAGAAAACATGCCTTGGTATAAAGGACCAACATTAGTCGAGGCATTAGACAAATTCCAACCACCAGAAAAACCAACAAACTTACCATTAAGAATTCCAATCCAAGATGTTTACTCAATTACAGGGGTTGGAACTGTCCCAGTTGGAAGAGTCGAAACAGGTATCTTAAAACCAGGAGATAAAGTTGTATTCGAACCAGCAGGAGTTCAAGGAGAAGTTAAATCCATTGAGATGCACCACGAGCAAATCCCACAAGCAGAACCAGGAGACAACATTGGATTTAACGTTAGAGGAGTTAGTAAAAAAGATATTAAGAGAGGAGACGTTTGTGGACATCCAGACAATCCTCCAACAGTTGCTGATGAGTTTACAGCTCAACTCGTTGTCTTACAACACCCAACAGCAATTACAGTTGGTTATACACCTGTCTTCCACGCACACACAGCACAAGTTGCCTGTACATTTATGGAGTTGTTGAAGAAATTGGATCCAAGAACAGGGCAAGTCATTGAAGAGAACCCACAGTTCTTAAAGACAGGTGATGCAGCTATCGTTAAAATAAAACCAACAAAACCAATGGTTATCGAAAACGTTAGAGAAATTCCACAGTTAGGAAGATTCGCTATCAGAGATATGGGTATGACAATCGCTGCAGGTATGGCAATCGATGTCAAAGCTAAGAATAAATAA
- the rpsJ gene encoding 30S ribosomal protein S10, whose amino-acid sequence MQRARIKLSSTDHKILDDICNQIKEIAEKTGVDIAGPIPLPTKVLKVVTRKSPDGEGSSTFDRWTMRIHKRLIDIDADERALRHIMKIKIPDSVQIEIQFK is encoded by the coding sequence ATGCAAAGAGCAAGAATAAAACTTTCAAGCACAGATCATAAGATTTTAGATGATATATGTAATCAAATCAAAGAGATTGCAGAAAAAACAGGTGTAGATATAGCAGGGCCAATTCCATTACCTACGAAGGTTTTAAAAGTTGTTACAAGAAAGAGTCCTGATGGAGAAGGTTCATCAACATTTGATAGATGGACTATGAGAATACACAAGAGATTGATAGATATTGATGCTGATGAGAGGGCTTTAAGGCATATAATGAAAATAAAAATACCAGATAGTGTTCAAATCGAGATTCAGTTCAAATAA